The following are from one region of the Phycisphaerae bacterium genome:
- a CDS encoding PEP-CTERM sorting domain-containing protein — MLKKQILICLVGTLLSVSVVGEADIIQLMSPSEFIYSATTLSFDDGPSGAAANTRYLDKGVEFSRDDGYDIFLYDVQSLGDVTTSPPNVIATVAKFPAITTWAMHLNAIFSSPIYELGAFFGNDQGYGYTATTLSIFDIDGVLLDSVVVPTNNNTNVDQFIGLRSDVAFYFARFENNGEWLAVNLDDMVFTVPEPATVFLLGLGGLAIIRKSSLKHKTKSIKP, encoded by the coding sequence ATGTTAAAAAAACAAATTCTTATATGTTTGGTGGGTACGTTGTTGAGCGTCTCGGTTGTCGGAGAAGCCGACATTATTCAGTTGATGTCCCCTTCTGAGTTCATTTATTCTGCAACAACCCTCAGCTTTGATGATGGACCATCAGGTGCCGCTGCTAATACTCGCTATCTTGATAAGGGTGTTGAATTCTCAAGAGATGACGGCTACGATATATTCCTTTACGATGTCCAAAGCTTAGGTGATGTTACGACTTCGCCTCCGAACGTCATTGCAACAGTCGCAAAATTCCCCGCAATTACAACTTGGGCCATGCACCTCAACGCGATTTTTTCATCACCGATTTACGAATTAGGGGCGTTCTTTGGAAATGACCAGGGTTATGGTTATACGGCAACTACGCTTTCAATCTTCGATATTGATGGAGTATTATTGGATTCGGTTGTAGTCCCGACTAACAACAACACGAATGTAGACCAGTTTATCGGTTTGCGAAGTGATGTGGCTTTTTATTTTGCTCGGTTTGAAAACAACGGCGAATGGTTGGCCGTAAATCTCGATGATATGGTCTTTACAGTTCCTGAACCGGCGACGGTTTTCCTGCTCGGCTTAGGCGGC
- a CDS encoding PEP-CTERM sorting domain-containing protein: protein MMKRRYVFILVIAALCGSIALGGIPKSGTFDVAGPTSVSFAPVPWTSPNPYLYTYLWPFAADDLYEETEPGSTYNLAWVSLSAGAFTVTDYGEKSGNLGIRVSHYTGSTQTFEACILTLDFVGSGSFDIYLPEFTVGTGENMFFWVSQSGATYYANSLKGVGFPDMSALTAMAAGDEYLAGVPEPATIFLLGLGGLAVRKFNRRTHKAC, encoded by the coding sequence ATGATGAAAAGACGGTACGTCTTCATATTAGTTATTGCGGCTTTGTGCGGCAGTATTGCTCTGGGAGGCATTCCCAAAAGCGGTACTTTCGATGTTGCCGGCCCAACATCTGTCAGCTTTGCCCCAGTCCCATGGACATCTCCGAATCCTTACCTTTATACCTATCTGTGGCCTTTTGCTGCGGATGATTTGTATGAAGAAACCGAGCCTGGTTCAACGTATAACCTGGCCTGGGTGTCGCTTTCGGCCGGGGCTTTCACCGTTACGGATTACGGTGAAAAAAGTGGTAACCTTGGCATACGGGTGAGTCACTATACAGGTAGTACCCAGACGTTTGAGGCCTGCATACTCACATTGGATTTTGTCGGCAGCGGCAGTTTTGATATTTATCTGCCCGAGTTCACGGTTGGAACGGGTGAAAATATGTTTTTTTGGGTATCGCAAAGCGGCGCGACATACTATGCGAATTCCCTGAAGGGGGTAGGTTTTCCTGATATGTCAGCTCTTACAGCTATGGCGGCGGGCGATGAATATCTTGCTGGAGTTCCTGAACCGGCGACGATTTTCCTGCTCGGCCTAGGCGGCTTGGCGGTGCGAAAATTTAATCGCAGAACTCATAAGGCATGTTAA